Proteins encoded within one genomic window of Companilactobacillus sp.:
- a CDS encoding DNA/RNA non-specific endonuclease yields the protein MKKRIQTIVILFLGLFVIAGVGVDNVATAGSSNAQSSFQQKASALLKSNKKLKKQIETKQKKIADNQDYISKHQTSQSAKSETTTDNSSDSKLADLNYEGKQEITVNNNNPQFDSNDLSTANGPWQKYGNLDNLNRVTAANALLNKSLMPTAKRERLFVNPTGWHNKKTSSGWLYNRSHLIGYQFTGQNNNIKNLMTGTASLNSPEMQAHEMDVAYYLKGNSNRYVRYRITPIFRGNELLARGVQMEAQSVGNDAIHFNVYIFNVEKGYNLNYNDGTSTVG from the coding sequence ATGAAAAAACGAATTCAAACTATCGTCATTCTGTTTTTAGGATTATTTGTTATCGCTGGAGTAGGAGTCGATAATGTTGCAACTGCTGGCTCTAGCAATGCACAATCTAGTTTTCAGCAAAAAGCTTCGGCTTTGTTGAAGAGCAATAAAAAGCTCAAGAAGCAAATCGAAACTAAGCAAAAAAAGATTGCTGACAATCAAGACTACATTAGTAAGCATCAGACTAGTCAATCTGCTAAGTCAGAAACGACTACTGACAATTCGAGCGACTCTAAGCTAGCTGATTTAAATTACGAAGGAAAACAAGAAATTACCGTCAATAATAACAATCCGCAATTTGATAGTAATGATTTGAGTACAGCAAATGGTCCTTGGCAAAAATATGGTAATTTGGACAATCTAAATCGTGTCACAGCTGCCAATGCATTGTTGAACAAGTCTTTGATGCCAACAGCCAAACGTGAAAGATTGTTCGTAAATCCAACTGGCTGGCACAATAAGAAGACTAGTTCTGGTTGGCTGTATAACCGCAGTCACTTGATCGGTTACCAATTTACAGGTCAAAATAATAATATTAAGAATTTAATGACCGGAACGGCCTCATTGAACAGTCCTGAAATGCAGGCTCACGAAATGGACGTTGCCTATTATTTGAAGGGCAATTCAAATCGTTATGTCCGTTATCGGATCACTCCAATTTTTAGAGGCAATGAACTATTAGCCAGAGGAGTTCAAATGGAGGCTCAATCAGTCGGAAATGATGCCATCCACTTTAACGTCTATATTTTCAATGTTGAAAAAGGCTACAATCTAAATTACAACGATGGTACTAGTACGGTCGGTTAA
- a CDS encoding winged helix-turn-helix transcriptional regulator, whose translation MLEKKTQPLYLNEFDATMKMIQGKWKIMIMYQLAESENVRFADIQKHIQDVSHKTLTVQLRELENDGLISRHDFGTAQPHVEYQLTDNGKSLFPILDDICTWGDTHIDHSLLERTLCDE comes from the coding sequence ATGTTGGAGAAAAAAACTCAACCACTCTATTTAAACGAGTTCGACGCCACCATGAAAATGATCCAGGGTAAGTGGAAAATAATGATCATGTATCAGCTGGCAGAATCTGAAAACGTTCGATTTGCGGATATTCAAAAACACATTCAAGACGTTTCCCATAAGACGCTTACGGTTCAATTACGTGAACTAGAAAATGATGGACTGATCAGCCGCCACGATTTTGGGACAGCTCAACCTCACGTTGAGTATCAATTAACAGACAATGGAAAATCGTTGTTCCCCATCTTAGACGACATTTGTACTTGGGGCGACACCCATATTGACCACAGTTTGTTAGAACGGACTCTGTGCGATGAATAA
- a CDS encoding SDR family oxidoreductase, with amino-acid sequence MKNLVVITGASSGFGAEIAKIFNADGYPLLLLGRREEKLAEVAKNFDNVMTDTVDVTNYEQFEKAIRKAEAKYGKTDLLVNNAGVMLLGNVQNQDPKEWQTMMDTNVMGVLNGTQIVLNDMREREHGTILNMSSIAGKKTFVNHAAYVASKFGVHGLSETIREESAPKNVRIMMVAPGAAETELLTHVTSKSALNDYEAWKDTMGGITLDPKHVAETVKFMYDMPQEVNIREVDIAATKQDS; translated from the coding sequence ATGAAAAATTTAGTTGTAATAACAGGTGCAAGTTCCGGCTTTGGTGCTGAAATTGCTAAAATATTCAATGCTGACGGATATCCACTTTTGTTGTTGGGCCGTCGAGAAGAGAAGTTAGCTGAGGTTGCCAAAAACTTTGACAACGTCATGACTGATACGGTCGATGTGACGAACTATGAACAGTTTGAAAAGGCTATTCGTAAGGCTGAAGCAAAATACGGCAAGACAGATCTATTAGTTAATAACGCTGGCGTCATGTTATTGGGAAATGTGCAAAATCAAGACCCTAAAGAGTGGCAAACGATGATGGATACCAATGTTATGGGTGTATTAAATGGTACCCAAATCGTTTTAAACGATATGCGTGAACGTGAACACGGAACAATTTTGAATATGTCATCGATTGCTGGTAAAAAGACTTTCGTTAATCATGCAGCTTATGTGGCTTCTAAATTTGGAGTTCATGGACTATCTGAAACTATCCGTGAAGAAAGTGCTCCCAAGAATGTTCGAATCATGATGGTTGCTCCAGGAGCTGCTGAGACAGAGTTGTTGACGCATGTGACTAGCAAATCAGCTCTAAACGATTATGAAGCTTGGAAAGATACTATGGGCGGAATCACGCTTGACCCTAAGCATGTCGCTGAAACCGTTAAATTCATGTACGATATGCCACAGGAAGTAAATATCCGAGAAGTAGATATCGCTGCTACAAAGCAAGATTCGTAA
- a CDS encoding proline-specific peptidase family protein has product MKQGTTIITLDNGYHLWTNTQGQGDIQLLCLHGGPGGNHEYWENFGEKLADLGVQVSMYDQLGSWYSDHPDYNDPEIADKYLTYDYFLEEVEEVRQKLGLDNFYLIGQSWGGALVQMYAAKYGQHLKGAIISSMVDEIDDYVVNINKCRMDALGPDKVKYMEQKEAENDLDDATYQSYVDVLNAQYIDRKQPTAIRHLIDTTDTDVYGAFQGNNEFVITGKLKDWHFRKHLKEITVPTLITFGEHESMPISTAKIMQKEIPHARLETTPNGGHHHMIDNPDVYFAHLKKFIKDVENDNFND; this is encoded by the coding sequence ATGAAGCAAGGTACAACTATTATTACTTTAGATAACGGCTATCACCTTTGGACTAACACTCAAGGCCAAGGCGACATCCAATTACTCTGTCTACACGGTGGACCCGGTGGAAATCACGAATACTGGGAAAATTTTGGTGAAAAGCTTGCCGATTTAGGTGTTCAAGTTTCAATGTACGACCAATTAGGTTCATGGTATTCAGACCATCCTGATTACAATGATCCTGAAATTGCCGATAAATATTTGACTTACGACTACTTTTTAGAAGAAGTTGAAGAAGTTAGACAAAAATTAGGCTTAGATAATTTTTACCTAATTGGTCAATCATGGGGTGGCGCTCTAGTTCAAATGTACGCTGCAAAATATGGCCAACACCTTAAGGGTGCCATCATTTCAAGCATGGTCGACGAAATTGACGACTACGTTGTTAATATCAACAAATGTCGTATGGATGCTCTCGGTCCTGACAAAGTTAAATATATGGAACAAAAAGAAGCTGAAAACGACCTTGATGATGCAACTTACCAAAGCTACGTTGACGTTCTTAATGCTCAATATATCGACCGCAAGCAACCAACAGCCATCAGACATTTGATCGACACAACTGATACTGACGTTTACGGTGCATTCCAAGGTAACAACGAGTTTGTTATCACTGGTAAATTAAAGGACTGGCACTTCAGAAAACACCTTAAAGAAATCACTGTTCCAACTTTGATCACATTTGGAGAACATGAAAGTATGCCAATCTCTACAGCTAAGATCATGCAAAAGGAAATCCCTCATGCAAGATTGGAAACAACCCCAAACGGTGGACATCATCACATGATCGATAATCCAGACGTATACTTCGCACATCTAAAGAAATTTATTAAAGATGTTGAAAACGATAATTTTAACGATTAA
- a CDS encoding NEAT domain-containing protein translates to MKKSIVKILAVGMLLGGAIVPATVANVGLPQVTTTQTAKAATNDQAQTISYKVLKTGTSESSLSAKYFTNTAKVTPNGDGTYKVTLQVEIPSIASVDIQTMNGNPVSDSDTYSEGGKSYKDISFNVNKLSDLDNKMNSQMSIKVLGLGLMNPTADFVFDTSSLKDQPADKDSVKTDPAKDTKTDDETPLLPDAAKDPTGTIAGSDNLLGTADSNNSGTEGTNVVIGTPVTTSGSTTATEQDIPYQVLKADASQGESVSTQFFTGTAKVTPNDDGTYKVSMTMVYPTSFGTEPVTIDSINGGSITSKNTYSQGDQNYMDFTFNVNSLSDLNQLVPCTMTIDVSNLGFNSTESVNFKFNATSSGVAGTSAVTTPSTSGTGVYGSTSGWPTSGSTSTPSSSTGNTTLPQTGNTTNSIILTIMGVAVASMTVVLFKKTSGFRA, encoded by the coding sequence ATGAAGAAAAGCATTGTCAAAATTTTAGCCGTCGGAATGTTGCTCGGGGGGGCAATTGTTCCTGCCACAGTGGCTAATGTCGGACTACCACAAGTGACAACAACACAGACAGCCAAAGCTGCCACAAATGATCAAGCACAAACAATTTCATATAAAGTTTTAAAAACTGGAACTAGTGAATCTTCACTTTCTGCCAAATATTTTACGAACACTGCTAAAGTAACACCTAATGGCGATGGTACTTACAAAGTAACGCTTCAAGTTGAGATCCCATCAATTGCCAGTGTTGATATCCAAACAATGAACGGCAATCCGGTTTCTGATTCAGATACTTATTCAGAAGGTGGAAAGTCTTATAAAGATATCAGCTTTAATGTTAACAAGCTATCCGATTTAGATAATAAAATGAACAGTCAAATGTCTATTAAGGTTTTAGGGTTAGGATTAATGAATCCAACTGCCGACTTTGTCTTTGATACTAGTAGTTTAAAGGACCAACCTGCAGATAAAGATTCTGTTAAAACTGATCCAGCTAAGGATACAAAAACAGATGACGAAACACCGCTTTTGCCTGATGCTGCTAAAGATCCAACTGGTACGATTGCTGGCTCAGACAACTTGCTAGGTACCGCCGATTCCAACAACAGTGGAACAGAAGGTACTAACGTTGTTATTGGAACTCCTGTAACAACATCTGGTTCAACGACAGCGACGGAACAAGATATTCCTTATCAAGTGTTAAAAGCTGATGCATCACAAGGCGAATCAGTCTCAACACAATTTTTTACAGGAACAGCTAAGGTAACTCCAAATGACGATGGAACTTATAAGGTTTCCATGACTATGGTTTATCCAACTTCATTTGGAACTGAACCAGTAACAATCGATTCAATCAATGGCGGTTCGATCACAAGTAAAAATACTTATTCTCAAGGTGACCAAAACTACATGGACTTTACCTTCAACGTCAATAGTCTAAGTGATTTGAACCAATTGGTACCATGTACGATGACAATTGATGTATCAAATCTTGGCTTTAATTCAACTGAGAGCGTCAACTTCAAGTTTAACGCTACATCATCAGGTGTTGCGGGTACTAGCGCTGTAACAACGCCTAGCACTAGCGGAACTGGCGTGTATGGTTCAACCTCAGGTTGGCCAACATCCGGTTCAACAAGTACTCCAAGTTCTTCAACTGGAAATACTACTTTGCCACAAACAGGCAATACGACAAACTCGATTATTTTGACAATCATGGGAGTCGCAGTTGCTTCAATGACAGTAGTTTTGTTTAAGAAGACATCAGGATTCAGAGCTTAA
- a CDS encoding type II toxin-antitoxin system HicB family antitoxin, which translates to MLTKLTYPAVLSKNQYEDQILYNVTFPDISTANTYGTNIKDARTNAETLLKILISDKDKLPESSTMVKIQDNYPDSIVSLITISI; encoded by the coding sequence ATGTTAACAAAACTCACATATCCTGCAGTACTAAGCAAAAACCAATATGAAGACCAAATTTTATATAATGTAACTTTTCCTGATATTTCAACCGCCAATACATATGGTACTAATATAAAAGATGCGCGGACTAATGCCGAGACATTGTTAAAAATTTTGATCAGTGATAAAGACAAGCTGCCTGAATCATCAACAATGGTAAAAATTCAGGATAACTATCCTGACAGTATTGTTTCATTAATTACAATTTCAATTTAA
- a CDS encoding winged helix-turn-helix transcriptional regulator — MKPLVLLSNNLSLFIEINRHCNDQGWFISNMTDPRKTLDLVQDEEVSGLIWDLSAAPLKQYMSEMKLIRKNIDGPIMVFAPEENHDERISCYGLNIDAYMIEPLDYVELVARLKQLLWVYNRANNSADSITTSPASAHRSDHASVKCDNLEIDFKQYRVTNGGVDLGLTPKEFSLLWYLMKHRGQVLSRDQLLEGVWGYDSIGSSRIIDIHISHLRDKLETNPQDPTWIKTVRGFGYILDNSYPLIAESM; from the coding sequence ATGAAACCCTTAGTTTTGTTAAGCAACAACCTATCATTATTCATTGAGATTAACCGCCATTGTAATGATCAAGGCTGGTTTATCAGTAACATGACTGATCCTCGTAAAACGCTTGATTTAGTCCAGGATGAAGAAGTTTCTGGATTGATCTGGGATCTGTCTGCTGCCCCACTAAAACAATATATGAGTGAAATGAAATTAATCAGAAAAAACATCGATGGTCCGATAATGGTTTTTGCACCCGAAGAAAATCATGACGAGAGAATTTCTTGCTACGGATTAAACATCGATGCCTATATGATCGAACCCTTAGATTACGTTGAGTTAGTTGCCCGGCTCAAACAATTATTGTGGGTTTATAATCGAGCTAATAATTCAGCGGATAGCATCACTACTAGCCCCGCCAGCGCACATCGTAGTGACCATGCTTCAGTTAAATGCGATAATTTGGAAATTGATTTCAAACAATATCGTGTTACCAATGGTGGCGTCGACCTAGGATTGACGCCCAAAGAATTTAGCTTACTCTGGTATTTAATGAAACACCGTGGGCAAGTCCTCAGTCGAGATCAACTGTTAGAAGGTGTTTGGGGTTATGATTCCATTGGTTCTTCACGGATAATTGATATTCATATCAGTCATTTAAGAGACAAATTGGAAACCAATCCCCAAGATCCCACTTGGATCAAGACTGTCAGAGGATTCGGCTATATACTAGACAATTCATATCCATTAATTGCCGAGAGCATGTAA
- a CDS encoding phosphate ABC transporter substrate-binding protein, with translation MKKRNIFSTLLMLGAVGAVLTGCGSNNASSTNTNGSSSASEHAGKVTAVGSTALQPLVEKAAGQFQNDNKKISITVQGGGSGTGLSQVQDGAVQIGDSDIFAESKQGIDASKLEDHKVAVVGMAPVVNKDAGVENVSMAQLKDIFTGKITNWKEVGGKDEKITVVNRAEGSGTRATFEDAVLKGDKAVKSQEQDSNGTVQKIVSSTPGAISYLAFSYLNDSVKPLSIDKVKPTDENVESNKWKIWSYEHMYTKGKAKTATADFLKYMDSKDVQDNLVKKMGYISIHNMKVQKDSKGNVTNK, from the coding sequence ATGAAAAAGAGAAATATTTTCTCAACTTTATTGATGTTAGGTGCTGTAGGTGCTGTTTTAACTGGTTGTGGTTCTAACAATGCTTCATCTACAAACACAAATGGAAGTTCAAGTGCCAGCGAACATGCTGGTAAAGTTACCGCTGTTGGTTCAACAGCTCTTCAACCATTGGTTGAAAAGGCTGCTGGTCAATTCCAAAACGATAACAAGAAGATCAGTATCACTGTTCAAGGTGGAGGTTCTGGTACAGGATTGAGCCAAGTTCAAGACGGTGCCGTTCAAATCGGTGATTCTGATATCTTTGCTGAATCTAAGCAAGGAATCGATGCAAGTAAACTTGAAGACCACAAGGTAGCTGTAGTTGGTATGGCACCGGTTGTTAACAAAGACGCTGGCGTTGAAAATGTTTCAATGGCTCAATTAAAAGACATCTTTACAGGAAAGATCACTAACTGGAAAGAAGTCGGCGGTAAAGACGAAAAGATCACAGTTGTTAACCGTGCTGAAGGTTCAGGTACACGTGCAACATTTGAAGATGCCGTTCTTAAAGGTGACAAGGCTGTTAAGTCACAAGAACAAGATTCAAACGGTACTGTTCAAAAGATTGTTTCATCAACACCAGGTGCTATCAGTTATCTAGCATTCTCATATTTGAACGATTCAGTTAAACCATTGTCAATTGACAAGGTAAAGCCAACTGATGAAAATGTTGAATCAAACAAGTGGAAGATCTGGTCATACGAACACATGTATACAAAGGGCAAAGCAAAGACTGCTACTGCTGACTTCTTGAAGTACATGGATTCTAAAGACGTCCAAGACAACTTGGTTAAGAAAATGGGTTACATCAGCATTCATAATATGAAAGTTCAAAAGGATTCAAAAGGTAACGTTACTAACAAGTAA
- the pstC gene encoding phosphate ABC transporter permease subunit PstC, producing MGRAICYFCIGLIIALVVCILYFITSRGIATFTQNHVNVWGFLTGSDWNPGAVDAHGNPEVGALPMIVTSFAVTILSALLATPFALGMAIFMSEIAGKKGTKFLQPVIELLVGIPSVVYGFIGLTVVVPIIRKVFGGTGFGILAGTIVLFVMVLPTITSLSVDSLKAVPLSYRQASLALGANRWQTIYKVILRTAAPGILTAVIFGMARAFGEALAVQMVIGNAILMPKGLVSPASTLTSKLTTDVGNTVMGTLPNNALWSLALILLFMSLFFNLLVRFIGKKGSIKK from the coding sequence ATGGGCCGTGCAATTTGTTATTTTTGCATTGGTTTGATCATTGCTCTTGTGGTATGTATTTTGTACTTTATCACGTCACGGGGAATAGCAACCTTTACACAAAATCATGTTAATGTTTGGGGATTTTTAACAGGTTCTGATTGGAATCCGGGAGCAGTCGATGCTCATGGAAATCCCGAAGTTGGAGCATTGCCAATGATCGTTACATCTTTTGCGGTAACGATACTATCAGCTTTATTGGCAACTCCATTTGCTCTAGGAATGGCTATCTTTATGTCAGAAATTGCTGGTAAAAAGGGTACGAAGTTCTTGCAACCAGTAATTGAATTGTTAGTCGGTATCCCATCAGTTGTCTATGGTTTTATTGGACTGACTGTGGTGGTACCAATCATTAGAAAAGTATTTGGCGGTACTGGATTTGGTATTTTAGCCGGTACGATCGTACTTTTTGTAATGGTATTACCAACTATCACATCATTGTCTGTTGATAGTTTAAAAGCTGTACCATTAAGTTATCGTCAAGCTTCTTTAGCACTAGGTGCTAATCGCTGGCAAACAATTTACAAAGTTATTTTGAGAACCGCCGCACCTGGTATTTTGACAGCTGTCATCTTTGGTATGGCTCGTGCCTTCGGTGAAGCTTTAGCTGTTCAAATGGTTATCGGAAATGCCATTTTGATGCCTAAAGGCTTAGTTTCACCTGCATCGACTTTGACTAGTAAATTAACCACTGATGTTGGAAATACAGTTATGGGGACTTTGCCTAACAACGCACTTTGGTCATTGGCCTTGATTCTCTTGTTCATGTCACTATTTTTCAACTTGCTAGTTAGATTTATTGGTAAGAAAGGCAGTATTAAAAAATGA